From the Quercus lobata isolate SW786 chromosome 6, ValleyOak3.0 Primary Assembly, whole genome shotgun sequence genome, one window contains:
- the LOC115950286 gene encoding uncharacterized protein LOC115950286, with amino-acid sequence MDYLEKDFNSEKNRIKREAYRANHTREQKVEVLEKWKLFMKEVKADYPFFEYFEKHFNWHKKNCVKSKLPSKPTPSPKVRHSKRKIEIPISPLPEVHVLKAHISSSSSNEPSSESEKEKEPLDDQLGDSPLPPPRIWKSKYRGNPAVKNFHREKIVSREYRRQKLEARGIYRKGNTLKLLKPKAKGKCFKCGKKGHIKKECPGKSPTHSLVSEDISKILELDHPESESPNSSIDREICQIYQDSSSPRIPDSTSSSSDETISCTNSCCRNYTVEVLSKQEELLLDLIEQIKDPEEKAQKLSEFHKTLVKETSTSKPRFQEPKVDLEKIYSRFTKSKKEVTIQDLQKEIKDNKVELRNLKQELTILRVDHGLIDLRVKNLEFTSQQGNEEGTSLQNPSDEEVDVTVNPTADMEPEPSNGSFLHTISRINFQKWHSKVRIVISKNFEFEVIALIDSGADLNCIQEGIIPSKYFRKTRERLTSASGGKMQIEFKIPNAHVCQDNTCFKTTFVLVKNMTDRVILGNPFMCLLYPFTTDSEGITTHPFGQPVKFKFLRSPKPKDINSLQEVSISKTLNLINAKTQHLKYLGNELSYKRTDEQLACKDYQSDIRKFEDILKQDVCSDLPTAFWHRKRHEVALPYVKDFHEKNIPTKARPIQMSQELMDTCKVEIEDLLKKGIIRNSRSPWSCPAFYVQKNAEIERGVPRLVINYKPLNKVLEWIRYPIPNKRDLVNRLSKAVVFSKFDMKSGFWQIQISESDRYKTAFTTPFGHYEWNVMPFGLKNAPSEFQNIMNEIFNPFSSHTIVYIDDVLIFSESLDKHWKHLRTFFQTIKKNGLVVSAPKIKLFQTSIRFLGFDIRHGVIKPIDRAIQFAEKFPDEILEKTQLQRFLGSLNYISDFYQNLRSTMQAPF; translated from the coding sequence ATGGACTACCTcgaaaaggattttaattctGAAAAGAACCGAATTAAAAGAGAAGCCTATCGAGCAAACCATACCAGAGAACAAAAGGttgaagttttggagaaatggaagTTGTTCATGAAAGAGGTCAAAGCagattatcctttctttgaatactttgagaaacatttcaatTGGCATAAAAAGAACTGTGTCAAATCCAAACTTCCTTCAAAACCTACTCCATCACCAAAAGTTAGGCattcaaaaaggaaaatagaaatTCCAATTTCTCCTTTACCTGAAGTCCATGTCTTAAAAGCTCATATATCTTCTAGTAGTTCTAATGAACCCTCCTCAGAaagtgaaaaagagaaagaaccaTTAGACGATCAGCTTGGTGATTCACCCCTACCTCCTCCCAGGATATGGAAATCCAAATATAGAGGAAACCCAGCCGTTAAAAATTTCCACAGAGAGAAGATAGTTTCCAGAGAATATAGACGCCAGAAATTGGAAGCGAGAGGCATCTATAGAAAAGGAAATACCTTAAAACTCCTCAAAcctaaagcaaaaggaaaatgctttaaGTGTGGAAAAAAGGGACATatcaagaaagaatgtccagGCAAATCCCCTACCCATTCCTTAGTGTCTGAAGATATCTCCAAAATCCTAGAACTTGACCATCCAGAAAGTGAGTCTCCCAACAGTTCTATTGACCGAGAAATCTGTCAGATTTACCAAGATTCATCCTCTCCTAGAATTCCAGATAGCACCTCTAGTAGCTCAGATGAAACCATTTCATGCACAAACAGCTGTTGCAGAAACTACACTGTTGAAGTTCTTTCTAAACAAGAAGAATTGCTCCTCgatctcatagaacagatcaAGGACCCTGAAGAGAAAGCTCAAAAGCTTAGTGAGTTCCATAAAACCCTAGTCAAGGAAACAAGCACATCCAAACCTAGGTTTCAGGAACCCAAAGTcgatttggaaaaaatctacagCAGGtttaccaaatcaaagaaagaggtAACCATCCAAGATCTCcagaaagagattaaggataACAAAGTTGAGTTGAGAAACCTTAAGCAGGAATTAACCATCCTTAGGGTTGATCATGGCCTCATAGACTTAAGAGTCAAAAATCTAGAGTTTACTTCACAGCAAGGCAATGAGGAAGGAACCTCATtacagaacccttctgatgaagAAGTTGATGTTACAGTTAACCCTACTGCAGATATGGAACCAGAACCATCCAATGGATCGTTCCTGCACACCATCAGTAGGATTAATTTCCAGAAATGGCATTCCAAAGTCAGGATTGTCATAAGCAAAAACTTTGAATTTGAGGTTATAGCCCTAATAGATTCAGGTGCTGATCTCAactgcattcaagaaggaatcATCCCCTCTAAATACTTCCGGAAAACCAGAGAACGGTTAACTTCCGCAAGTGGAGGaaaaatgcagattgaattcaaaattccaaatgcACATGTATGCCAAGACAATACGTGTTTCAAAACCACCTTTGtccttgtcaaaaatatgacagaTAGGGTCATCTTAGGAAACCCATTCATGTGTCTGTTATATCCTTTCACcacggatagtgaaggaatcactacccacCCTTTTGGCCAGCCAGtcaaatttaagtttcttaggagtCCTAAACCTAAAGACATCAATAGTCTCCAAGAGGTTTCCATCTCCAAGACCCTTAATCTGATTAATGCCAAAACCCAACACCTTAAGTACCTTGGAAATGAACTAAGTTACAAAAGGACTGACGAGCAATTAGCTTGCAAAGATTATCAATCAGACATTAGGAAGTTTGAAGATATACTTAAGCAAGATGTCTGCTCAGATCTTCCCACAGCCTTTTGGCATAGGAAAAGGCACGAAGTTGCACTCCCTTATGTCAAAGATTTCCATGAAAAGAACATCCCTACCAAAGCCAGACCTATCCAAATGAGTCAAGAACTTATGGATACTTGTAAGGTAGAAATAGAAGATCTTCTTAAAAAGGGAATCATCAGAAACTCTAGGTCACCATGGTCTTGTCCAGCTTTTTATGTCCAGAAAAACGCTGAGATAGAAAGAGGTGTCCCTAGACTTGTCATTAATTACAAGCCCCTTAACAAAGTCTTAGAGTGGATTAGGTACCCTATCCCCAACAAAAGAGACTTAGTTAATAGGCTTAGTAAAGCAGTGGTTTTCAGTAAGTTTGACATGAAGAGTGGTTTTTGGCAGATACAAATCAGTGAGTCTGATAGGTACAAGACAGCCTTCACCACACCCTTTGGTCATTACGAATGgaatgtaatgccctttggcctcaaaaatgcacCTTCTGAATTCCAGAATatcatgaatgagatttttaatccatTCTCCAGTCATACCATTGTGTACATTGATGATGTACTCATCTTCTCAGAGTCCCTAGACAAACATTGGAAGCATCTCAGAACATTCTTCCAAACCATCAAGaaaaatggtcttgttgtctcgGCCCCGAAGATTAAACTCTTTCAGACAAGTATTAGGTTCTTAGGTTTTGATATCAGACATGGAGTCATCAAACCTATAGATAGAGCCATCCAATTTGCTGAAAAGTTCCCTGATGAGATCCTAGAAAAAACCCAACTCCAGAGGTTCTTAGGATCCCTCAATTACATTTCTGATTTCTATCAAAACCTTAGATCAACAATGCAAGCCCCTTTTTGA
- the LOC115994222 gene encoding uncharacterized acetyltransferase At3g50280-like, with amino-acid sequence MAGIRLISTSTVKAASHKPEHPTQRIELTPWDLQLLLVDPIQKGLLFHNPKTSQAKEAESESESEITLLVHHLRTTLSRTLDFFTPFAGRLATIETKDNNTISYFIDCNNAGAQFVHAVANGVSVADILEPVYVPLQLVNSFFPLNGVRNYEGISKPLLGVQITELVDGIFIGCTINHTVVDGTSFWHFFNSWSEISRGFDQISKPPVLQRFFLDGIDCPIKIPYGKKLSDSDSLITPPPLKERVFHFTKEYVARLKAKANSEIGTNRISSLQALLAHFWRSVIRSQNLDPNQQVLYRLLIGARPRLHPPLPDEYLGNAVQAGTVAIKAGDLLKRGLGYAAWEMNKMVAMHTEDKLRSFLESWVEKPEILTESSMASTALVTSSSPRFNVYGNDFGWGRPVAVRSGGGNKTHGKITVFPGVAQGSIDIEACLSPEILKAIGNDSEFTDV; translated from the coding sequence ATGGCAGGGATTCGACTCATCTCAACGAGTACTGTCAAAGCCGCGAGTCACAAGCCGGAGCACCCAACTCAGAGAATTGAGTTAACTCCATGGGATCTCCAGCTCCTTCTAGTAGACCCCATCCAAAAAGGACTCCTTTTCCACAACCCCAAAACCTCACAAGCCAAAGAGGCAGAGTCAGAGTCAGAATCAGAAATCACTCTCTTAGTCCATCACCTTAGAACCACCTTATCTCGCACGTTAGACTTCTTCACACCCTTTGCTGGTCGCCTTGCCACCATTGAAACCAAGGATAACAACACCATATCCTATTTCATTGACTGCAACAACGCTGGAGCACAGTTTGTGCACGCTGTAGCCAATGGTGTTAGCGTTGCTGACATCCTTGAACCTGTTTACGTTCCCCTACAACTTGTCAACTCGTTTTTCCCACTCAATGGTGTGCGCAACTATGAAGGCATTTCTAAGCCCTTGCTTGGAGTGCAAATCACTGAGCTTGTTGATGGCATCTTCATCGGGTGCACCATTAACCACACAGTTGTTGATGGCACGTCGTTTTGGCATTTTTTCAACTCTTGGTCTGAAATCTCTCGGGGTTTTGATCAAATATCCAAACCTCCAGTCCTTCAACGTTTTTTCCTTGATGGGATTGATTGTCCAATCAAAATTCCTTACGGGAAAAAACTCTCTGATAGTGATAGTTTGATCACTCCCCCACCATTGAAAGAAAGAGTTTTCcattttacaaaagaatacgTTGCAAGATTGAAAGCAAAGGCCAATTCAGAGATTGGCACCAACCGGATATCCTCTCTACAAGCACTCTTAGCTCATTTCTGGCGGTCTGTAATTCGTAGCCAAAATCTTGACCCAAATCAACAAGTCCTTTACCGGTTGCTAATAGGAGCTAGACCAAGATTGCACCCACCATTGCCTGACGAATACCTTGGAAATGCAGTGCAGGCAGGGACTGTGGCAATCAAAGCAGGTGATCTACTCAAACGTGGACTTGGCTATGCAGCTTGGGAAATGAACAAGATGGTTGCTATGCACACAGAAGATAAACTTAGGAGCTTTTTGGAGTCATGGGTGGAAAAGCCTGAGATACTCACGGAGAGTAGCATGGCTAGCACTGCTTTGGTTACGAGCAGCTCGCCGAGGTTCAATGTGTACGGCAACGACTTTGGATGGGGAAGACCGGTAGCTGTGCGAAGCGGTGGTGGGAACAAAACTCATGGAAAGATCACAGTTTTTCCTGGGGTGGCACAAGGTAGCATTGACATTGAAGCTTGTCTTTCGCCGGAGATATTGAAGGCAATAGGAAATGATTCAGAGTTCACCGATGTTTAA